One part of the Epinephelus fuscoguttatus linkage group LG12, E.fuscoguttatus.final_Chr_v1 genome encodes these proteins:
- the irf1b gene encoding interferon regulatory factor 1b isoform X2 — protein sequence MPVSRMRMRPWLEQQIESKAVSGLNWVDKDKTMFSIPWKHAARHGWELDKDASLFKQWAIHTGKYVEGQACDPKTWKANFRCAMNSLPDIEEVKDRSVNKGHQAVRVFRMLPASPKSRDKRSKAKEAKTRKKSSMIKVEEDTDCSEAQSPMDESMPDESFSTQENTVDSTVHTEQQDFTCVSTSEVPDWSLSVEIGPESFPTNFCHRFEVSPEHSTDFDYGDDIIKSKN from the exons ATGCCCGTGTCAAGGATGAGGATGAGACCATGGCTGGAGCAGCAGATCGAGTCAAAGGCAGTCTCGGGTCTGAATTGGGTGGACAAG GATAAGACAATGTTCTCAATCCCCTGGAAGCATGCGGCTCGCCACGGTTGGGAGCTGGACAAGGATGCAAGTCTGTTCAAGCAGTGGGCcatccacacag GGAAATACGTGGAAGGTCAGGCCTGCGACCCAAAGACATGGAAAGCCAACTTCCGCTGTGCAATGAACTCACTGCCTGACATCGAGGAGGTGAAAGACAGGAGCGTTAACAAAGGCCACCAAGCTGTGCGCGTCTTCAGGATGCTGCCTGCCAGCCCAAAATCTAGAG ATAAACGAAGCAAAGCAAAGGAGGCAAAGACAAGGAAGAAG AGCTCAATGATCAAGGTGGAGGAAGACACAGACTGCAGTGAAGCTCAGTCTCCCATGGACGAGTCAATGCCAGACGAATCTTTCTCCACTCAGGAGAACACAGTCGACAGCACAGTGCACACAGAGCAGCAAG ATTTCACATGTGTGTCTACGTCTGAAGTTCCTGACTGGTCTTTGTCAGTTGAGATCGGCCCTGAGAGCTTTCCAACCAACTTCTGCCACAGATTTGAAGTTTCACCTGAGCACAGCACTG ATTTCGACTATGGCGACGACATTATCAAG TCGAAGAACTAG
- the irf1b gene encoding interferon regulatory factor 1b isoform X1, whose protein sequence is MPVSRMRMRPWLEQQIESKAVSGLNWVDKDKTMFSIPWKHAARHGWELDKDASLFKQWAIHTGKYVEGQACDPKTWKANFRCAMNSLPDIEEVKDRSVNKGHQAVRVFRMLPASPKSRDKRSKAKEAKTRKKSSMIKVEEDTDCSEAQSPMDESMPDESFSTQENTVDSTVHTEQQDFTCVSTSEVPDWSLSVEIGPESFPTNFCHRFEVSPEHSTDFDYGDDIIKICQQLEKETNWMSSSLDGKGFLSNEACTSPGSQWSESASSVEELDDIPEYITLGTGITNSTDDLWNSFCQQVPLL, encoded by the exons ATGCCCGTGTCAAGGATGAGGATGAGACCATGGCTGGAGCAGCAGATCGAGTCAAAGGCAGTCTCGGGTCTGAATTGGGTGGACAAG GATAAGACAATGTTCTCAATCCCCTGGAAGCATGCGGCTCGCCACGGTTGGGAGCTGGACAAGGATGCAAGTCTGTTCAAGCAGTGGGCcatccacacag GGAAATACGTGGAAGGTCAGGCCTGCGACCCAAAGACATGGAAAGCCAACTTCCGCTGTGCAATGAACTCACTGCCTGACATCGAGGAGGTGAAAGACAGGAGCGTTAACAAAGGCCACCAAGCTGTGCGCGTCTTCAGGATGCTGCCTGCCAGCCCAAAATCTAGAG ATAAACGAAGCAAAGCAAAGGAGGCAAAGACAAGGAAGAAG AGCTCAATGATCAAGGTGGAGGAAGACACAGACTGCAGTGAAGCTCAGTCTCCCATGGACGAGTCAATGCCAGACGAATCTTTCTCCACTCAGGAGAACACAGTCGACAGCACAGTGCACACAGAGCAGCAAG ATTTCACATGTGTGTCTACGTCTGAAGTTCCTGACTGGTCTTTGTCAGTTGAGATCGGCCCTGAGAGCTTTCCAACCAACTTCTGCCACAGATTTGAAGTTTCACCTGAGCACAGCACTG ATTTCGACTATGGCGACGACATTATCAAG ATTTGCCAGCAACTGGAGAAAGAAACAAACTGGATGTCAAGCAGTTTAGACGGCAAGGGGTTCCTGAGCAATGAAGCATGCACCAGTccagggagccagtggagtgAATCAGCATCTTCAG TCGAAGAACTAGACGACATACCTGAGTACATAACTTTGGGCACAGGCATCACAAATTCCACAGACGACCTCTGGAACAGCTTTTGTCAGCAAGTGCCCTTGCTCTGA